In Natronococcus sp. AD-5, the genomic window GACTTTTATTCACCCCACTCGTAGCGACGGTTGGCTCCCGGAGACCGTCATCCGGCACCGGAACAGTTCGCGTGCCAGCTGCTGTTCCTGATGCGGGAGCCATCTTCTCGGAAGCGTACCGAAAACGCGGGTGTACCGAGCGCCTCGAGCACCGGTCCCGCTCTCGCGTCCCGAATCGAAGCCGACGGTGGGCCGACGATACCGGTGACTGTCGTGACGGTACGGTCCGGAAAATCCGCGGTACGGGGAGGATTACAATGACTGTCCCGAAACTGCCACTTTCCAGTGAAAACGACAGAGTCTCGTCTCGGTCGGTGGCCGGGGTCGGCGCGTCGCTCGTGGAGCACCGTCCGTGCGTCGTTCGGATCTGACCGCCGCTATCGGTTGCGAAGGCGGAACCGACACGACAATCCGCAGCGACCGACCGACGTGCACGCGACGAGCCACCCATGCCGGTAACGGATCGTATCGTCCAGGGGTTCAAGGCCACGCTCGGGGCGCGGCTCGTCAACAACGTCGCGAACGGGCTGCTGATGCTGTTGCTCGCGCGGTTCCTGTTGACGCCCGACGAGTACGGGCTGTTGTTTCTCGTCATCTCGATCGTCGCTATCGCCCAGCTCGGCGCGGATCTCGGGCTCTCGCGGTCGGCCGCGCGGTACGTCTCGGATCAGAAGGAAACCGACCCGTCGACGGTGCCGTACCTCGTACGGACCTCGCTGCAGTATCGGCTGTTGCTGCTCGGTATCGTCGCCGCGATCATCGTCCTCGCGCGGGACCTCATCGCCGCCGTCCTCGAGACGCCGGCGCTGTCGACGCTGCTCCTCCTGGGGACGGCGTATCTCGTCTTCCAGTCGCTGACCTCGTACCACCAGACGCTCTTCCAGGGGTTCAACCGGGTCGATCTGAGCGCCGTCGTCGAGGTCACTAACAACGTCATGCGGGTACTGTTCGTCGTCGGGTTGACCCTGCTCGGACTGGGCGTCGCCGGAGCGCTGTTCGGTTACGTCCTCGGACTCGGGCTCGCGACGGCGGTCGGCGCGGTGCTCCTGTACCGGCGATTCTACACCCGGTACGAGGACGGCGGCGGGAGCAAGTCGCTTCGCAACCGGATGCTGCGGTACAGCATTCCGTTGACCGCAACCCACAGCGCGAACGTCCTCGACAAGCGCGTCGACACGGTGCTCGTCGCGTTCTTCGTCAACCCCGTCGCGGTCGGGTACTACGTCCTCGGGAAGCAGATCTCCGAGTTCGTCACCGTCCCCTCCGGATCGCTCGGGTACTCCATCTCGCCGACGTTCGGCGAGC contains:
- a CDS encoding flippase, giving the protein MPVTDRIVQGFKATLGARLVNNVANGLLMLLLARFLLTPDEYGLLFLVISIVAIAQLGADLGLSRSAARYVSDQKETDPSTVPYLVRTSLQYRLLLLGIVAAIIVLARDLIAAVLETPALSTLLLLGTAYLVFQSLTSYHQTLFQGFNRVDLSAVVEVTNNVMRVLFVVGLTLLGLGVAGALFGYVLGLGLATAVGAVLLYRRFYTRYEDGGGSKSLRNRMLRYSIPLTATHSANVLDKRVDTVLVAFFVNPVAVGYYVLGKQISEFVTVPSGSLGYSISPTFGEQKANGSLEQAARIYETSLQYVFLLYVPAAVGIILVAEPAINHVFGAEYAGAAPVLQVLGIYVFFQSITDVTTNGLDYLGRAKSRAIAKGVTSVGNAVLNVALIPVYGATGAAMATVVTFGTYTLVNVYVMHLELSLNFARLGRSFALATAISVGMGALVFLLVPYASNVLALAGIIALGVLVWGVLATLSGMMDPRETIAMLM